A section of the Saccharopolyspora gregorii genome encodes:
- the mfd gene encoding transcription-repair coupling factor: MIQAGPATATDAAPAALHGLLDALLREETFREVVSAAGRPHLVLEGPVAARPLAAAALAADTGAAAPVLLVTATGREADETASALEDLLGADGIAVLPSWETLPHERLSPRADTVGRRLAVLRRLAHPEEHAEGPVRVLVTTVRSLIQPIAPGLGELAPVRLRLGDEHDFEDLVERLAGLAYSRVDMVEKRGEFAVRGGIVDVFPPTVEHPLRVEFWGDEVTEIRPFSVADQRSLPDATDTALYAPACRELLITPEVAERAAELARRHEADAHLSEMLGKIAGGAAVEGMEALIPALCDGEMRLLTELVPDGTHVLLSDPEKVRARAADLVRTGQEFLEASWMVAADGGKAPIDLGASAYRGLAEVEERTRDIGLPWWTLTQLSSDSADRGVVHLGLKQVEAYRGEVERAFTDLRAHTASGGAAVLVVPGQGTAQRAVQQFRDGELPVRHAADGLTAAPETGVITVVRGGLEDGFAAAGVGLVVLTETDLTGGRGGTSTKDMRRMPSRRRNAVDPLALKAGDFVVHEQHGIGKYVEMVQRTVGGATREYLVLEYASSKRGQPGDRLFVPTDQLDEVSRYVGGELPTLNKLGGSDWKNTKAKARKAVKEIAAELVQLYAARQSAPGHAFGPDTPWQRELEDAFPYTETGDQLAAIDEAKADMQRAVPMDRVICGDVGYGKTEIAVRAAFKAVQDGKQVAVLVPTTLLAQQHLNTFTDRMRSFPVTIKGLSRFTTPQESEQTLQGLADGSVDIVIGTHRLLQTGVRYKDLGLVIVDEEQRFGVEHKEHIKALRTHVDVLTMSATPIPRTLEMSMAGIREMSTILTPPEERHPVLTYVGAYDEKQVGAAIRRELLRDGQVFFVHNRVSTIEKAARSLRELVPEARIVTAHGQMNEERLEKIIQGFWEREHDVLVCTTIVETGLDISNANTLIVERSDMLGLSQLHQLRGRVGRARERGYAYFLYPGEKPLTDTAHDRLATIAQNSELGAGMAVAMKDLEIRGAGNILGAEQSGHIAGVGFDLYVRLVGEAVEAFKQHAGAGTADLEQELAEVRVDLPVDAHIPHDYVPGERLRLEAYRKIAAAGDQAALDAVRAELEDRYGPLPEPVERLLKVAAFRQVCREHGVTEVTLQGSSLRVAPLELADSQQMRLKRLYPKAVYKATVRTVSVPRPTEGAAGGRIGAPPLRDEALLEWCATLLTSLAGRPAPVG, from the coding sequence ATGATCCAGGCTGGTCCTGCCACGGCGACCGACGCGGCTCCGGCCGCGCTGCACGGGCTGCTCGACGCGCTGCTGCGGGAGGAGACCTTCCGCGAAGTGGTGTCCGCGGCAGGTCGGCCGCACCTGGTGCTGGAGGGCCCGGTCGCCGCCCGTCCGCTGGCCGCGGCGGCGCTCGCCGCCGACACCGGTGCGGCGGCCCCGGTGCTGCTGGTGACCGCGACCGGCCGGGAGGCCGACGAGACCGCGTCCGCGCTGGAGGACCTGCTCGGCGCCGACGGCATCGCGGTGCTCCCGTCCTGGGAGACGCTGCCGCACGAGCGGCTGTCCCCGCGCGCGGACACGGTCGGGCGCAGGCTCGCGGTGCTGCGCAGGCTCGCGCACCCCGAGGAGCACGCCGAAGGCCCGGTGCGGGTGCTGGTCACCACGGTGCGCAGCCTCATCCAGCCGATCGCGCCCGGCCTGGGCGAGCTGGCCCCGGTGCGGCTGCGGCTCGGCGACGAGCACGACTTCGAGGACCTGGTGGAACGGCTGGCCGGCCTCGCCTACTCGCGCGTGGACATGGTGGAGAAGCGCGGCGAGTTCGCCGTGCGCGGCGGCATCGTGGACGTGTTCCCGCCGACCGTGGAACACCCGCTGCGGGTGGAGTTCTGGGGCGACGAGGTCACCGAGATCCGCCCGTTCTCGGTCGCCGACCAGCGCTCGCTGCCGGACGCCACCGACACCGCGCTGTACGCCCCCGCCTGCCGCGAACTGCTGATCACCCCGGAGGTGGCAGAGCGCGCGGCCGAGCTGGCCCGGCGGCACGAGGCGGACGCGCACCTGTCCGAGATGCTCGGCAAGATCGCGGGCGGCGCCGCCGTCGAAGGCATGGAGGCGCTGATCCCGGCGCTGTGCGACGGCGAGATGCGGCTGCTCACCGAACTCGTGCCGGACGGCACCCACGTGCTGCTGTCCGACCCGGAGAAGGTGCGGGCGCGGGCCGCGGACCTGGTGCGCACCGGCCAGGAGTTCCTGGAGGCGTCCTGGATGGTCGCCGCCGATGGCGGCAAGGCCCCCATCGACCTGGGCGCCTCGGCCTACCGGGGCCTCGCGGAGGTCGAGGAGCGGACCCGGGATATCGGGTTGCCGTGGTGGACGCTGACCCAGCTCAGCAGCGACAGCGCGGACCGCGGCGTGGTGCACCTGGGCCTCAAGCAGGTCGAGGCGTACCGCGGCGAGGTGGAGCGGGCCTTCACCGACCTGCGCGCGCACACGGCCTCCGGCGGCGCCGCGGTGCTGGTGGTGCCCGGCCAGGGGACGGCGCAGCGCGCGGTGCAGCAGTTCCGGGACGGCGAGCTGCCGGTGCGCCACGCCGCCGACGGCCTGACCGCGGCCCCCGAGACCGGCGTGATCACCGTGGTGCGCGGTGGCCTGGAGGACGGTTTCGCCGCCGCCGGCGTGGGCCTGGTGGTGCTCACCGAGACCGACCTGACCGGTGGCCGCGGCGGTACGTCCACGAAGGACATGCGCCGGATGCCCTCGCGGCGGCGCAACGCGGTGGACCCGCTGGCGCTGAAGGCCGGTGACTTCGTCGTCCACGAGCAGCACGGCATCGGCAAGTACGTGGAGATGGTGCAGCGCACCGTCGGCGGCGCCACCCGCGAGTACCTGGTGCTGGAGTACGCCTCCAGCAAGCGGGGCCAGCCCGGCGACCGGCTGTTCGTGCCCACCGACCAGCTCGACGAGGTGTCCCGCTACGTCGGCGGCGAGCTGCCGACGCTGAACAAGCTCGGCGGCTCCGACTGGAAGAACACCAAGGCCAAGGCGCGCAAGGCGGTCAAGGAGATCGCCGCCGAACTCGTGCAGCTCTACGCCGCCCGCCAGTCCGCGCCCGGCCACGCGTTCGGCCCGGACACCCCGTGGCAGCGGGAGCTGGAGGACGCGTTCCCCTACACCGAGACCGGGGACCAGCTCGCCGCGATCGACGAGGCGAAGGCCGACATGCAGCGCGCCGTCCCGATGGACCGGGTGATCTGCGGCGACGTCGGCTACGGCAAGACGGAGATCGCGGTGCGCGCCGCGTTCAAGGCCGTGCAGGACGGCAAGCAGGTGGCGGTGCTGGTGCCGACGACGCTGCTCGCCCAGCAGCACCTGAACACCTTCACCGACCGGATGCGCTCCTTCCCGGTCACCATCAAGGGCCTGTCCCGGTTCACCACCCCGCAGGAGTCGGAGCAGACGCTGCAGGGCCTCGCGGACGGTTCGGTGGACATCGTGATCGGCACGCACCGGCTGCTGCAGACCGGCGTGCGCTACAAGGACCTCGGACTGGTCATCGTCGACGAGGAGCAGCGCTTCGGCGTCGAGCACAAGGAGCACATCAAGGCGCTGCGCACCCACGTGGACGTGCTGACGATGTCGGCGACGCCCATCCCGCGGACCCTGGAGATGAGCATGGCCGGCATCCGCGAGATGTCGACCATCCTGACCCCGCCGGAGGAGCGGCACCCGGTGCTGACCTACGTCGGCGCCTACGACGAGAAGCAGGTCGGCGCCGCGATCCGCCGCGAGCTGCTGCGCGACGGCCAGGTGTTCTTCGTGCACAACCGGGTCTCCACGATCGAGAAGGCCGCCCGGTCGCTGCGCGAGCTGGTGCCGGAGGCGCGGATCGTCACCGCGCACGGCCAGATGAACGAGGAGCGCCTGGAGAAGATCATCCAGGGGTTCTGGGAGCGCGAGCACGACGTGCTGGTGTGCACCACGATCGTCGAGACCGGCCTGGACATCTCCAACGCGAACACGCTGATCGTGGAGCGCTCCGACATGCTCGGCCTCTCCCAGCTGCACCAGCTGCGCGGCCGGGTCGGGCGCGCCCGCGAGCGCGGCTACGCGTACTTCCTGTACCCGGGCGAGAAGCCGCTCACCGACACCGCGCACGACCGGCTCGCGACGATCGCGCAGAACTCGGAGCTGGGCGCGGGCATGGCGGTGGCGATGAAGGACCTGGAGATCCGCGGCGCGGGCAACATCCTCGGCGCCGAGCAGTCCGGGCACATCGCGGGCGTCGGCTTCGACCTGTACGTGCGGCTCGTCGGCGAGGCCGTGGAGGCGTTCAAGCAGCACGCGGGCGCGGGCACCGCCGACCTGGAGCAGGAGCTCGCCGAGGTGCGGGTGGACCTGCCGGTCGACGCGCACATCCCGCACGACTACGTGCCGGGGGAGCGGTTGCGGCTGGAGGCCTACCGGAAGATCGCGGCGGCCGGGGACCAGGCCGCGCTGGACGCGGTGCGCGCCGAGCTGGAGGACCGCTACGGTCCGCTGCCGGAACCGGTGGAGCGACTGCTGAAGGTCGCCGCGTTCCGCCAGGTGTGCCGGGAACACGGCGTCACCGAGGTGACCTTGCAGGGCTCCTCGTTGCGGGTGGCGCCGCTGGAACTGGCCGACTCGCAGCAGATGCGGCTCAAGCGGCTCTACCCGAAGGCGGTGTACAAGGCGACGGTCCGCACCGTGTCCGTGCCGCGGCCGACCGAAGGAGCCGCGGGCGGGCGGATCGGCGCGCCGCCGCTGCGGGACGAGGCGCTGCTGGAGTGGTGCGCGACCCTGCTGACCTCGCTCGCCGGTCGACCCGCGCCGGTGGGCTGA
- a CDS encoding PQQ-dependent sugar dehydrogenase, whose product MRASRVAAVALVVLLGACGAPDGAPPPPSTRAPDPVPSTLRVEVLGGGLEHPWDLGFLPDGTALVTQRPGRLALLADTSPGAQIRPVRADLGDVLAEGEGGLLGMVVHPDFAESRRFVTCQTHQRDGRAVDVRLVTWRLAEDGGSAERVGPPLLAGLPVNPGGRHSGCRPELAADGALLVTTGDTADPAAAQDRRGLGGKVLRMDLRTGAPLPGNPFLDSPDPAERLVYSYGHRNPQGIAQRPGGQVFVAEHGPDSDDELNLLRPGGNHGWDPSRGGDSDSYDESVPMTDLRRFPDAVPAVWSSGGTTEAVCAAAFLTGGTWGRFDGMLAVTALKGSKLMLFRLAPDGSVREVLVPPELDGLHGRLRAARLGPDGALYVTTSNGTDDRILRVTSS is encoded by the coding sequence ATGCGCGCTAGCCGAGTCGCCGCCGTCGCCCTGGTCGTCCTGCTCGGCGCGTGCGGCGCCCCGGACGGCGCGCCACCGCCGCCGAGCACCCGCGCTCCGGACCCGGTGCCGTCCACGCTGCGGGTGGAGGTCCTCGGCGGCGGCTTGGAGCACCCGTGGGACCTCGGCTTCCTGCCCGACGGCACCGCGCTGGTGACGCAGCGGCCGGGACGGCTGGCGCTGCTCGCCGACACCAGTCCCGGGGCGCAGATCCGGCCGGTGCGCGCCGACCTCGGCGACGTGCTCGCCGAGGGCGAGGGCGGCCTGCTGGGGATGGTGGTGCACCCGGACTTCGCCGAGAGCAGGCGCTTCGTCACCTGCCAGACGCACCAGCGGGACGGGCGGGCGGTGGACGTGCGGCTGGTGACCTGGCGGCTCGCCGAGGACGGCGGCAGCGCCGAACGCGTCGGGCCGCCGCTGCTGGCGGGCCTGCCGGTGAACCCGGGTGGCAGGCACTCCGGCTGCCGCCCGGAGCTGGCCGCGGACGGCGCGCTGCTGGTCACCACCGGCGACACCGCCGACCCGGCCGCCGCGCAGGACCGCCGCGGGCTGGGCGGGAAGGTGCTGCGGATGGACCTGCGCACCGGTGCGCCGCTGCCCGGCAACCCCTTCCTGGACTCCCCGGACCCCGCCGAACGGTTGGTCTACAGCTACGGGCACCGCAACCCGCAGGGCATCGCGCAGCGCCCCGGCGGCCAGGTGTTCGTCGCCGAGCACGGGCCGGACTCCGACGACGAGCTCAACCTGCTGCGCCCGGGCGGCAACCACGGCTGGGACCCGTCGCGCGGCGGCGACTCCGATTCCTACGACGAGTCGGTGCCGATGACGGACCTGCGCCGGTTCCCGGACGCGGTGCCCGCGGTGTGGTCCTCGGGAGGGACGACAGAGGCGGTGTGCGCGGCCGCGTTCCTCACCGGGGGGACGTGGGGGCGGTTCGACGGGATGCTCGCGGTGACCGCGCTGAAGGGGTCGAAGCTGATGCTGTTCCGCCTCGCCCCGGACGGGTCGGTGCGGGAGGTGCTGGTGCCACCGGAGCTCGACGGCCTGCACGGCAGGCTCCGCGCCGCGCGGCTCGGCCCGGACGGCGCCCTCTACGTCACCACGTCCAACGGCACCGACGACCGGATCCTGCGCGTCACCTCGTCCTGA
- a CDS encoding TetR/AcrR family transcriptional regulator — MTGEERRQQLLDVARALFAEKGFEAASIEEIAHRAGVSKPVVYEHFGGKEGIYAVVVDREMRALLDRIVSALSAGHPRALLEQAAGALLEYIDTCTDGFRILVRDSPVASTTGTFSSLLNDIASQVEHILGLQFSAKGYDAKLAPLYSQALVGMVALVGQWWLEARKPKKDDVAAHLVNIAWNGLSNLEHKPKLGTWR; from the coding sequence ATGACCGGTGAGGAACGACGTCAGCAGCTGCTCGACGTGGCCAGGGCCCTGTTCGCGGAGAAGGGCTTCGAAGCGGCCTCCATCGAGGAGATCGCGCACCGGGCCGGCGTGTCCAAGCCGGTCGTCTACGAGCACTTCGGCGGCAAGGAAGGCATCTACGCGGTGGTCGTGGACCGCGAGATGCGCGCCCTGCTGGACCGCATCGTCTCGGCGCTCTCGGCCGGGCACCCCCGCGCGCTGCTGGAGCAGGCCGCGGGCGCGCTGCTCGAATACATCGACACCTGCACCGACGGGTTCCGCATCCTGGTCCGCGACTCGCCGGTGGCCTCCACCACCGGCACGTTCTCCTCGCTGCTCAACGACATCGCCAGCCAGGTCGAGCACATCCTCGGGCTCCAGTTCAGCGCGAAGGGCTACGACGCGAAGCTCGCACCGCTCTACAGCCAGGCGCTGGTCGGCATGGTGGCGCTGGTCGGCCAGTGGTGGCTGGAGGCGCGCAAGCCGAAGAAGGACGACGTGGCCGCGCACCTGGTCAACATCGCCTGGAACGGCCTCTCCAACCTGGAGCACAAGCCCAAGCTCGGCACCTGGCGCTGA
- a CDS encoding acyl-CoA desaturase, with amino-acid sequence MTAATDVAPETSGAESGPKPLTAGARPRLAQFFVYAFVLIPCVALVAAIPFAWGWGLGWVDVGLAAFFYVFSGLGVTVGFHRLFTHGSFKSNWPVRATLAIAGMTSLQGPVITWVADHRRHHAYSDRDGDPHSPWRFGSTPGALAKGFWHAHMGWLFDRNMTNEERFAPDLHKEERLVKLNNLFVLWTALSLVLPAVLGGLLTWSWWGALTGFFWAGLVRVSLLHHITWSVNSICHMIGERPFKSRDKAANFWPLAIVSFGESWHNSHHADPTCARHGVLRGQLDISARVIWFFEKVGWAWKVRWPNEKRLARIAVTDYKG; translated from the coding sequence ATGACCGCAGCAACCGACGTTGCCCCCGAGACTTCCGGGGCCGAGTCCGGGCCGAAGCCGCTCACCGCGGGGGCCCGTCCCCGACTCGCCCAGTTCTTCGTCTACGCGTTCGTCCTGATCCCGTGCGTCGCGCTCGTCGCCGCGATCCCGTTCGCCTGGGGCTGGGGCCTCGGCTGGGTCGACGTCGGCCTCGCGGCCTTCTTCTACGTGTTCAGCGGGCTCGGCGTCACCGTCGGGTTCCACCGGCTGTTCACGCACGGCTCGTTCAAGTCCAACTGGCCGGTGCGCGCCACGCTCGCGATCGCGGGCATGACCTCGCTGCAGGGCCCGGTGATCACCTGGGTCGCCGACCACCGGCGGCACCACGCCTACTCGGACCGCGACGGCGACCCGCACTCGCCGTGGCGCTTCGGCAGCACTCCGGGGGCGCTGGCCAAGGGCTTCTGGCACGCGCACATGGGCTGGCTGTTCGACCGGAACATGACCAACGAGGAGCGGTTCGCGCCCGACCTGCACAAGGAGGAGCGGCTGGTCAAGCTGAACAACCTTTTCGTGCTGTGGACCGCGCTGAGCCTGGTGCTGCCCGCGGTGCTCGGCGGGCTCCTCACCTGGTCCTGGTGGGGCGCGCTGACCGGCTTCTTCTGGGCCGGGCTGGTGCGGGTCTCGCTGCTGCACCACATCACGTGGTCGGTGAACTCGATCTGCCACATGATCGGCGAGCGCCCGTTCAAGAGCCGCGACAAGGCGGCGAACTTCTGGCCGCTGGCGATCGTGTCGTTCGGCGAGTCCTGGCACAACTCCCACCACGCCGACCCGACCTGCGCCCGGCACGGGGTGCTGCGCGGGCAGCTGGACATCTCGGCGCGGGTGATCTGGTTCTTCGAGAAGGTCGGCTGGGCCTGGAAGGTCCGCTGGCCGAACGAGAAGCGGCTGGCCCGGATCGCGGTCACCGACTACAAGGGCTGA